A region of Actinomycetota bacterium DNA encodes the following proteins:
- a CDS encoding flippase-like domain-containing protein: MSESESACTGMALSSSTPPPMTTTSASLQRREDLRSSIAAACVRAIPSGTVVTGCARLTAEMDAETGIDGESPAPARAPKSKRRRVLQAFFSLALVVAIFVFVLPQVADFSKVWSDIRAMTWVELSTLVAIAVWNLATYWFVWVACLPGLTLGQAAVATEASTAVSNTVPGGSYLAVAITYAMFHSWGFRRSVITLALLVSGIFNNFAKLAVPVLALAFLALQGNVTAGRATAGLLGIGALIAAVIVFVLALRTERSAARIGNTSARTASFFTRLLRRPRPTGWDIAVIRFREKTIDLLRARWHVITVTTLMSHLSLYLVLLVTLRNIGVSEAEVNWAEVLAAFAFARLVTAIPLTPGGLGVVELALTTTLVAAGGDKAQVVASVLVYRVLTYVLPIPIGVACYAAWPRITRWKREPQASGGPAVTTVSSR; the protein is encoded by the coding sequence GTGTCCGAGAGCGAGTCGGCGTGCACGGGGATGGCGCTCAGCAGCAGCACGCCTCCGCCGATGACGACGACCAGTGCGTCGCTCCAACGCCGTGAGGATTTGCGGTCGTCCATCGCGGCGGCATGCGTGCGAGCCATTCCGAGCGGAACAGTAGTCACCGGATGCGCGAGGCTGACGGCCGAGATGGACGCAGAGACCGGGATCGACGGCGAGTCCCCTGCCCCGGCCCGAGCACCGAAGAGCAAACGGCGGCGCGTGCTGCAGGCCTTCTTCTCGCTCGCGCTGGTCGTCGCCATCTTCGTGTTCGTCCTGCCGCAGGTGGCCGACTTCTCGAAGGTGTGGTCCGACATCCGGGCGATGACGTGGGTGGAGCTGTCCACCCTCGTCGCCATCGCGGTCTGGAACCTCGCCACCTATTGGTTCGTCTGGGTCGCATGCTTGCCCGGCCTCACATTGGGCCAGGCCGCGGTGGCGACAGAGGCGTCGACGGCCGTGTCCAACACGGTGCCGGGAGGCAGCTATCTCGCGGTGGCCATCACGTACGCGATGTTCCACTCGTGGGGCTTCCGCCGGTCGGTGATCACGCTCGCGCTGCTCGTCTCGGGGATCTTCAACAACTTCGCCAAGCTCGCGGTGCCCGTGCTCGCGCTCGCGTTCCTCGCCCTGCAGGGAAACGTGACCGCGGGGCGGGCGACAGCCGGCCTGTTGGGCATCGGCGCGCTGATCGCGGCGGTGATCGTGTTCGTCCTGGCCCTGCGCACCGAGCGGTCCGCGGCGCGCATCGGCAACACGTCGGCGCGAACTGCGTCGTTCTTCACCCGTCTCCTGCGCCGGCCACGTCCGACCGGGTGGGACATCGCCGTCATCCGCTTTCGGGAGAAGACGATCGACCTGCTACGCGCCCGCTGGCACGTGATCACCGTGACCACGCTCATGAGCCATCTGTCGCTCTATCTCGTGCTCCTCGTCACCCTGCGCAACATCGGGGTGTCGGAGGCGGAGGTCAACTGGGCCGAGGTGCTCGCCGCGTTCGCCTTCGCCCGACTGGTCACGGCCATCCCGTTGACACCGGGCGGTCTCGGCGTGGTCGAGCTGGCGTTGACGACCACGTTGGTCGCGGCCGGCGGCGACAAGGCGCAGGTGGTGGCGTCGGTGCTCGTCTACCGGGTGCTGACCTACGTGCTGCCGATCCCGATCGGCGTGGCGTGCTACGCCGCGTGGCCCCGGATCACCCGCTGGAAGCGCGAGCCCCAGGCCTCGGGCGGGCCGGCCGTCACCACTGTTTCGAGCCGATGA
- a CDS encoding phosphatase PAP2 family protein, whose amino-acid sequence MSDHTFEKSATCGRTNTKMATTSASEKKACSTRRRLLFGARAGAGDSPSIPVSASISAVSLAHPVTTVPLGMARTHAAAMDDRKSSRRWSDALVVVIGGGVLLLSAIPVHADSLSDTEKRVFQAVNDLPSTIYPVPAWIFMQLGNFLVVPITAVVALVARRFRLAATLAIAGLSTYVLAKVVKHFVERGRPFDFVHDTHIRGAPAGGLGYVSGHVAVICALTVAAWPYLGRRARIALVALAAIVGLLRMYVGAHLPLDVVGGAGLGVACGGLARLLLGAPRTDATQ is encoded by the coding sequence ATGTCGGACCACACCTTCGAGAAGTCGGCCACCTGCGGCAGGACGAACACGAAGATGGCGACGACCAGCGCGAGCGAGAAGAAGGCCTGCAGCACGCGCCGCCGTTTGCTCTTCGGTGCTCGGGCCGGGGCAGGGGACTCGCCGTCGATCCCGGTCTCTGCGTCCATCTCGGCCGTCAGCCTCGCGCATCCGGTGACTACTGTTCCGCTCGGAATGGCTCGCACGCATGCCGCCGCGATGGACGACCGCAAATCCTCACGGCGTTGGAGCGACGCACTGGTCGTCGTCATCGGCGGAGGCGTGCTGCTGCTGAGCGCCATCCCCGTGCACGCCGACTCGCTCTCGGACACCGAGAAGCGCGTGTTCCAGGCAGTGAACGACCTGCCCTCGACGATCTACCCCGTGCCGGCCTGGATCTTCATGCAGCTCGGCAACTTCCTCGTCGTGCCGATCACCGCCGTCGTCGCGCTCGTCGCCCGGCGCTTCCGCTTGGCTGCCACGCTCGCGATCGCGGGCTTGAGCACGTACGTGCTGGCAAAGGTGGTCAAGCACTTCGTCGAGCGCGGCCGGCCCTTCGATTTCGTGCACGACACCCACATTCGAGGCGCGCCTGCGGGCGGCCTCGGCTACGTCTCGGGACATGTGGCCGTGATCTGCGCGCTCACCGTCGCCGCGTGGCCCTATCTGGGCCGCCGGGCGCGCATCGCCCTGGTCGCGCTCGCCGCCATCGTCGGATTGCTCCGCATGTACGTGGGCGCCCACCTGCCGCTCGACGTCGTGGGCGGCGCGGGCCTCGGGGTGGCGTGCGGCGGCCTGGCCCGCCTGCTGCTGGGCGCACCGCGCACCGACGCCACGCAGTGA
- a CDS encoding phosphatase PAP2 family protein, with the protein MALSGPPGAHRPGRARRHRRIAPHVRGRPPAARRRGRRGPRGGVRRPGPPAAGRTAHRRHAVTDRSHAPDDGVAAYAVRHPGDILRVVVGITVLALGALAANRGRVGTLEKDIFRVVNDLPDGVSFLLKTIMQAGAFPAIIVATAVALLARRPRMARDLAISGVGAWLGAIAVKRMVAEGRPADLLHDVVLRGAPAHGFGFPSGHVAVAAALATAAGPHLPRAARRAAWVLVALVAVGRMYVGAHLPIDVIGGAALGWALGALVHLLLGAPGHRPSVSEIGAAFMRAGFGPVAVTPAAVDARGSTPFFVTTHDGDELFVKVVGREQRDADALFKAWRSLVYRELEDEAPFTTPKREIEHEAYVSLLAERAGVQTPAVVLAIDAGPGDTLLAERRVIGRALDTFPADDIDDWLLASLWDQVARLRLARLAHRDLRRANVLVGDDGRPWIIDFGFAESAASDRRLAQDVAELLASLSTLVGPQRAIASAVSGLGADAVRDALPLIQPLALSTATRQDLKARPGLLVDLRRQAAEALDVDLPQPEQLTRLRLRTLVTVLVLGVAVHLLLPQVAELRQTTDALRSARWGWLAVAAVLSAVTYVGAALGQMAAVSQPLVLLRTIAVQVASSFANRLTPGSIGGIGINVRYLVNAGIDRAEAVGAVALNTVAGIVVHVAGLVVALALVSRSDVGDTKLPRGWPVLVAVVLALAGFGLALRSPHSRRRLVAPMLRATRSLGDVLRRPAKAAELFGGSALLTASYALALAASLKAFGADVAMVHVFAVYLGGAAVASFSPTPGGLGAMEAALVAGLTAVGVAHGPAIAGVLTFRLVTYWIPILPGWLTFRSLQRRGVL; encoded by the coding sequence GTGGCCCTATCTGGGCCGCCGGGCGCGCATCGCCCTGGTCGCGCTCGCCGCCATCGTCGGATTGCTCCGCATGTACGTGGGCGCCCACCTGCCGCTCGACGTCGTGGGCGGCGCGGGCCTCGGGGTGGCGTGCGGCGGCCTGGCCCGCCTGCTGCTGGGCGCACCGCGCACCGACGCCACGCAGTGACCGATCGGTCGCACGCGCCCGACGATGGTGTCGCCGCGTACGCGGTGCGCCACCCGGGCGACATCCTGCGCGTCGTCGTCGGCATCACCGTGCTCGCGTTGGGCGCGCTCGCCGCCAACCGCGGGCGCGTTGGGACGCTCGAGAAGGACATCTTCCGCGTCGTCAACGACCTTCCCGACGGTGTGTCGTTCCTGCTGAAGACGATCATGCAGGCGGGCGCGTTCCCCGCGATCATCGTCGCCACGGCCGTCGCGCTGCTTGCGCGAAGGCCGCGTATGGCTCGCGATCTCGCAATCAGCGGGGTGGGCGCGTGGCTGGGGGCGATCGCGGTGAAGCGGATGGTCGCCGAGGGCCGTCCCGCCGACCTGCTCCACGACGTCGTCCTGCGCGGCGCGCCCGCGCACGGCTTCGGGTTCCCATCGGGTCACGTCGCCGTCGCCGCCGCCCTCGCCACCGCCGCCGGCCCCCACCTCCCCCGGGCCGCGCGGCGCGCGGCCTGGGTCCTCGTCGCCCTGGTCGCGGTCGGCCGCATGTACGTCGGCGCCCATCTTCCAATCGACGTGATCGGCGGCGCCGCCCTCGGGTGGGCCCTCGGCGCCCTCGTCCACCTGCTGCTCGGCGCGCCCGGCCACCGGCCGTCCGTCAGCGAGATCGGCGCCGCGTTCATGCGCGCCGGGTTCGGTCCGGTCGCCGTGACGCCGGCCGCGGTCGACGCCCGGGGCTCCACCCCCTTCTTCGTGACCACCCATGACGGTGACGAACTCTTCGTCAAGGTCGTCGGCCGCGAGCAGCGCGACGCTGACGCGCTGTTCAAGGCGTGGCGCTCGCTCGTTTACCGCGAGCTCGAGGACGAAGCGCCGTTCACGACACCGAAACGCGAGATCGAGCACGAGGCCTATGTCTCGCTGCTCGCAGAGCGCGCGGGTGTGCAGACGCCCGCGGTGGTTCTGGCGATCGACGCCGGACCGGGTGACACGCTTCTGGCCGAACGCCGCGTGATCGGCCGCGCGCTCGACACGTTCCCCGCCGACGACATCGACGACTGGTTGCTCGCGTCCTTGTGGGACCAGGTCGCACGTCTCCGTCTCGCCCGGCTCGCGCACCGCGACCTGCGGCGCGCCAACGTGCTCGTCGGCGACGACGGGCGGCCGTGGATCATCGACTTCGGCTTCGCGGAGTCGGCCGCGAGCGACCGGCGCCTGGCGCAGGACGTCGCCGAGCTGCTCGCATCGCTCTCCACGCTGGTGGGGCCTCAACGCGCGATCGCGTCTGCTGTCTCCGGTCTGGGTGCCGACGCGGTCCGCGACGCGCTCCCGCTCATCCAGCCGCTCGCGCTCTCGACCGCGACCCGTCAGGACCTCAAGGCGCGTCCCGGGTTGCTCGTCGACCTGCGGCGCCAGGCCGCCGAGGCGCTGGACGTCGACCTGCCGCAGCCCGAGCAGCTCACGCGCCTCCGCTTGAGGACGCTCGTCACCGTCCTCGTCCTCGGGGTCGCGGTGCACCTCCTGCTACCCCAGGTCGCCGAGCTGCGGCAGACGACCGACGCCCTCCGCTCGGCGCGCTGGGGTTGGCTCGCGGTCGCAGCCGTCCTCTCCGCGGTGACCTATGTCGGGGCGGCGCTGGGCCAGATGGCGGCCGTCTCCCAGCCTCTGGTGCTCCTGCGCACGATCGCGGTACAGGTCGCGAGCTCGTTCGCCAATCGGCTCACGCCGGGGAGCATCGGCGGGATCGGCATCAACGTGCGCTACCTCGTGAACGCCGGCATCGACCGCGCCGAGGCCGTCGGCGCGGTCGCCCTCAACACGGTGGCGGGCATCGTCGTCCACGTCGCCGGCCTGGTCGTCGCGCTGGCGCTCGTGAGCAGGAGCGACGTGGGCGACACGAAGCTGCCCCGCGGCTGGCCCGTGCTCGTCGCGGTCGTACTGGCCCTCGCCGGCTTCGGGCTCGCGCTCCGGTCACCGCACAGCCGGCGTCGACTCGTGGCGCCCATGCTCCGAGCCACGCGCAGCCTCGGCGACGTGCTCCGCCGTCCCGCGAAGGCGGCCGAGCTGTTCGGTGGCTCGGCCCTCTTGACCGCGTCCTACGCGCTCGCGCTTGCCGCGTCGCTGAAGGCGTTCGGCGCCGACGTCGCGATGGTGCACGTGTTCGCCGTCTACCTGGGGGGCGCCGCGGTGGCCTCGTTCAGCCCCACACCGGGAGGGCTGGGTGCCATGGAGGCGGCGCTGGTCGCTGGGCTCACGGCCGTGGGTGTCGCGCACGGCCCCGCGATCGCCGGAGTCCTGACCTTCCGCCTCGTCACCTACTGGATCCCGATCCTGCCCGGGTGGTTGACCTTCCGCTCACTGCAAAGGCGCGGGGTGCTCTGA
- the xth gene encoding exodeoxyribonuclease III, which translates to MRIATWNVNSLKARLPRVEEWLAYAQPDVLCMQETKVADVSALGYESASCGRGQWNGVAILSRVGIDDVVAGFTDRTEGEVDEARLLWATCGPVRVGSVYVPNGRQVGSEHYAAKLEWLARLRKHVELSYEPSQPLVLCGDFNVALEDRDVWDATKLHGGTHVSPPEREAVGAMIEWGLVDVLRRHYDDDRLYSWWDYRAGDFHQHRGLRIDLVLATEVLAGRSTFALIDRFARKGKGPSDHAPLLVDFDV; encoded by the coding sequence ATGCGGATCGCCACCTGGAACGTGAACTCGCTCAAGGCCCGTCTCCCACGCGTGGAGGAGTGGTTGGCCTACGCGCAGCCGGACGTGCTCTGCATGCAGGAGACGAAGGTCGCCGACGTCTCGGCCCTCGGGTACGAATCGGCCTCCTGCGGCCGGGGCCAATGGAACGGCGTCGCCATCCTCAGTCGTGTCGGCATCGACGATGTCGTCGCCGGGTTCACCGATCGGACCGAGGGCGAGGTCGACGAGGCCCGTCTGTTGTGGGCGACGTGCGGGCCGGTGCGCGTCGGGAGTGTCTACGTGCCGAACGGCCGCCAGGTGGGAAGCGAGCATTACGCGGCGAAGCTCGAGTGGCTGGCGCGCCTGCGCAAGCACGTCGAGCTCTCCTACGAGCCGTCACAACCACTGGTCCTGTGCGGTGACTTCAACGTGGCGCTCGAGGACCGCGACGTGTGGGACGCGACCAAGCTGCACGGTGGCACGCACGTCAGCCCGCCCGAGCGAGAGGCGGTCGGGGCCATGATCGAGTGGGGCCTCGTCGACGTGCTGCGCCGTCACTACGACGACGACCGGCTCTACTCGTGGTGGGACTACCGCGCCGGCGACTTCCACCAGCACCGGGGCCTGCGCATCGACCTCGTGCTGGCGACCGAGGTGCTCGCGGGCCGCTCCACGTTCGCGCTCATCGATCGCTTCGCGCGGAAAGGCAAAGGCCCGTCCGACCACGCCCCGCTGCTCGTCGACTTCGACGTCTGA
- a CDS encoding S1 RNA-binding domain-containing protein, with protein sequence MARRVVVDGSNLATEGRSLPSLAQLNDAVRAFGEEHVGDDVIVVVDASFGYRIDESERKEYEQAELAGAIVSPPAGAIGRGDGFLLQIADRTGATVLSNDSFQEFHGEYPWLFADGRLIGGKPVPGVGWIFTPRTPVRGARSRMSVQDAKASKGKAKEAKEEKEVKEKVVSKAKPKEKAKPKEKARPVVDVIAEATADAIAPAREKRRRRRDKAPADPVNEPLPFITFIANHPLGSEVEGAVDSFASHGAFVSVDGARCYVPISGLGAPSLRSAKEVLSRGETRTFVVQALDPPRRGIELALPGLAQVAGVPTEETVAAEITEARPQKGRPSTKKKAAAPAKKHAPGEVTAPGLARAGKRPAAKQAAAKQVPAKQVAAKQVAAKKVAKKAVAKKAVAKKGVAKQAVAKNAVAKKRADKATAKQAAAPRKKAGARSTP encoded by the coding sequence ATGGCACGCCGCGTTGTCGTCGACGGTTCGAACCTCGCCACCGAGGGTCGATCGCTACCGAGCCTCGCGCAGCTGAACGATGCGGTGCGCGCCTTCGGCGAGGAGCACGTGGGCGACGACGTGATCGTGGTCGTGGATGCGTCGTTCGGCTACCGGATCGACGAGTCGGAGCGCAAGGAGTACGAGCAGGCCGAGCTGGCGGGCGCGATCGTCTCGCCTCCTGCCGGCGCCATCGGTCGAGGTGACGGGTTCCTGTTGCAGATCGCCGACCGCACCGGCGCGACCGTCCTCTCCAACGACTCGTTCCAGGAGTTCCACGGTGAGTACCCCTGGCTGTTCGCCGACGGTCGTCTGATCGGCGGCAAGCCGGTGCCCGGCGTGGGATGGATCTTCACGCCCCGCACACCCGTGCGCGGCGCGAGGAGCCGCATGTCGGTGCAGGACGCCAAGGCGTCGAAGGGCAAGGCCAAGGAGGCCAAAGAGGAAAAGGAGGTCAAGGAGAAGGTCGTCTCGAAGGCCAAGCCCAAGGAGAAGGCCAAGCCCAAGGAGAAGGCCAGGCCGGTCGTCGACGTCATCGCAGAGGCGACGGCCGACGCGATCGCGCCGGCGCGCGAGAAGCGCAGACGTCGGCGCGACAAGGCGCCCGCCGATCCCGTGAACGAGCCCCTCCCGTTCATCACGTTCATCGCGAACCATCCCCTGGGCAGCGAGGTCGAGGGGGCGGTCGACAGCTTCGCCTCGCACGGCGCGTTCGTGAGCGTCGACGGCGCCCGCTGCTACGTGCCCATCAGCGGCCTGGGCGCGCCATCGCTCCGAAGCGCGAAGGAGGTGCTCAGTCGGGGCGAGACGCGCACGTTCGTCGTGCAGGCGCTCGACCCGCCCCGCCGCGGCATCGAGCTCGCGTTGCCCGGTCTGGCCCAGGTCGCGGGTGTGCCGACCGAGGAGACGGTGGCCGCGGAGATCACCGAGGCCCGCCCGCAGAAGGGCCGGCCGTCGACCAAGAAGAAGGCGGCGGCGCCGGCGAAGAAGCACGCGCCCGGCGAGGTCACGGCCCCCGGGCTCGCCAGGGCGGGCAAGCGGCCGGCCGCCAAGCAAGCCGCAGCCAAGCAAGTGCCAGCCAAGCAAGTGGCAGCCAAGCAAGTGGCAGCCAAGAAAGTCGCCAAGAAAGCGGTGGCCAAGAAAGCAGTTGCCAAGAAAGGGGTGGCCAAGCAGGCGGTGGCCAAGAACGCGGTCGCCAAGAAGCGGGCGGACAAGGCGACCGCCAAGCAGGCGGCGGCGCCCCGGAAGAAGGCGGGCGCCAGGTCGACGCCGTGA
- a CDS encoding HAD family hydrolase: MIRAALFDFGGVILSSPFEAFARYERERGLADGFLRRLNSTRPDENAWAQLERGHVSFDAFCRLYEGEARAAGGEVDAREVMALLAGDVRPAMVEAVRRCHERLKTACLTNNWVRADDGAAAAHEGLLADLFDVVVESSKVGVRKPDPRFYELACEQLAIEPREAVFLDDIGGNLKPARAMGMTTIKVDDPDAAIGELESVVGFPLRSPDVSR, encoded by the coding sequence GTGATCCGGGCCGCACTCTTCGATTTCGGCGGGGTGATCCTCTCCAGCCCGTTCGAGGCGTTCGCCCGCTACGAACGCGAGCGCGGCTTGGCGGACGGGTTCCTCCGGCGGCTCAACTCGACCCGTCCCGACGAGAACGCGTGGGCGCAGCTCGAGCGCGGCCACGTGTCCTTCGACGCGTTCTGCCGCCTCTACGAAGGCGAGGCGCGGGCGGCCGGCGGTGAGGTCGACGCCCGCGAGGTGATGGCGCTGCTGGCCGGCGATGTGCGGCCCGCCATGGTCGAGGCGGTGCGCCGGTGCCACGAGCGGCTCAAGACCGCGTGCCTCACGAACAACTGGGTGCGCGCCGACGACGGGGCCGCCGCGGCGCACGAGGGTCTGCTCGCGGATCTGTTCGACGTCGTCGTCGAGTCGAGCAAGGTCGGGGTGCGCAAGCCCGACCCGCGCTTCTATGAGCTCGCGTGCGAGCAGCTCGCGATCGAGCCGCGCGAGGCCGTCTTCCTCGACGACATCGGCGGCAACCTCAAGCCCGCCCGCGCCATGGGCATGACCACGATCAAGGTCGACGATCCCGACGCCGCCATCGGCGAGCTCGAGTCGGTCGTGGGGTTCCCGCTGCGTTCGCCCGACGTCAGCCGCTGA